Proteins from a genomic interval of Haloplasma contractile SSD-17B:
- the tsf gene encoding translation elongation factor Ts, with product MAVTAAMVKELRTKTGAGMLDCKKALEANDGDIDQAIDWLREKGISKAAKKADRVAAEGLCSIEVEGNNAVLFELNSETDFVAKNKEFLALLDEVGKALISAKPQTIEDALNVDVNGKTIETILTEGTAKIGEKLTLRRVVVLEKTDSQNFGAYKHMGGRIAVLTLVDGANEEVAKDVAMHVAAIKPKYLRQEDVSADELEKEKEILTKEALNEGKPEKIVAKMVEGRIKKYVQEICLADQQFVKDPDVTVDKYVKNNDGELKAFVRFEVGEGIEKQESNFAEEVMSQVRG from the coding sequence ATGGCTGTAACTGCTGCAATGGTAAAAGAGTTACGTACTAAAACAGGTGCGGGAATGTTAGACTGTAAGAAAGCATTAGAAGCAAACGATGGAGATATCGATCAGGCTATTGACTGGTTACGTGAAAAAGGAATTTCAAAGGCTGCTAAAAAGGCAGATCGCGTAGCTGCTGAAGGATTATGTTCAATCGAGGTAGAAGGAAATAATGCTGTATTATTTGAGTTAAATTCTGAAACAGACTTTGTTGCTAAAAACAAAGAATTTTTAGCTCTATTAGACGAAGTTGGAAAAGCATTAATAAGTGCTAAACCACAAACTATTGAAGATGCTTTAAATGTTGACGTTAACGGAAAAACAATTGAGACTATTCTAACTGAGGGAACAGCTAAAATTGGTGAAAAATTGACATTACGTCGTGTAGTTGTTCTTGAAAAAACTGACTCACAAAACTTTGGAGCTTATAAGCACATGGGTGGTAGAATTGCCGTATTAACTTTAGTAGACGGTGCTAATGAAGAAGTAGCTAAAGATGTAGCGATGCATGTGGCTGCTATTAAGCCTAAATATTTACGTCAAGAAGATGTAAGTGCTGATGAATTAGAAAAGGAAAAAGAGATCCTTACTAAAGAAGCGTTAAACGAAGGTAAGCCTGAAAAAATCGTAGCTAAAATGGTTGAAGGACGTATTAAGAAATACGTACAAGAAATTTGCTTAGCTGATCAACAATTTGTTAAGGATCCAGATGTAACAGTAGATAAGTATGTTAAAAATAATGATGGAGAATTAAAAGCATTTGTGCGCTTTGAAGTAGGAGAAGGTATCGAGAAGCAAGAATCTAATTTTGCTGAAGAAGTAATGTCACAAGTGCGCGGTTAA
- a CDS encoding helix-turn-helix domain-containing protein, producing MHELGNEKDIKVKLGQIIKLNRIKCTMTQSQLAALINCDQSVISRIEKGNEYIDQSIYSFALKQFNMSFEEQPEFKESIKSLITRFLTLYEEESFNELINLEKKIANSISNCKNILLNYELYVLECVLYYIKGEHEECKVLLNEIEPLIQVCNPTVQRLYTVFKCKMLYDNRNLDSILTTVISFFEENEGARDDLLLNYWLGVYYFLTNKRMLCLRHLYVAYRSYQEGNIVKAIKIRLMIALMLIRENKVTQAIATFLEMIKMNATHRIPMKMRHTLLSNLGYCYYLNKSYKKAIYYFELALEINDSYDYYFSYYFLLKLYKQVNDNQKFKSIANKVRRGIRISESKGESSSIGLHASFLYLKKDKDCDFDYYQYIERHIVDHVYYYFDKPIRFELLKELLEHYWNQKQYKKYRNLQGEIIKCYA from the coding sequence GTGCATGAATTAGGAAATGAAAAGGATATTAAAGTTAAATTAGGGCAGATCATAAAATTAAATCGAATAAAATGCACGATGACACAATCACAATTAGCAGCATTAATTAACTGCGATCAGAGTGTCATCAGTAGAATAGAAAAGGGAAATGAATACATTGATCAGTCAATTTATTCATTCGCATTAAAACAATTTAATATGAGTTTTGAAGAGCAACCAGAGTTTAAAGAATCCATTAAATCTTTAATCACTCGTTTTTTAACATTATATGAAGAGGAATCATTTAACGAATTAATTAACCTTGAAAAAAAGATCGCTAATTCTATATCAAACTGTAAAAACATCCTCTTAAACTATGAATTATATGTACTTGAGTGCGTTCTATATTACATTAAGGGTGAACATGAAGAATGTAAGGTCCTTCTAAATGAAATCGAACCATTGATTCAGGTTTGCAATCCGACGGTTCAACGACTGTACACAGTATTTAAGTGTAAAATGTTATACGACAATCGTAATCTAGATTCTATTTTAACGACGGTGATTAGCTTTTTTGAAGAAAATGAAGGTGCTCGAGATGACTTATTATTAAATTACTGGTTAGGCGTGTATTATTTTCTAACTAATAAGCGTATGCTGTGTCTAAGACATTTGTATGTTGCCTATCGTTCCTATCAAGAAGGAAACATCGTAAAGGCAATAAAAATTAGATTAATGATTGCGCTAATGTTGATTAGAGAAAATAAGGTAACACAGGCTATTGCAACCTTTTTAGAGATGATTAAGATGAATGCCACTCATCGTATTCCAATGAAGATGAGACATACATTGTTAAGTAACTTAGGCTATTGTTATTATTTGAATAAATCGTATAAAAAGGCTATATATTACTTCGAACTAGCATTAGAGATTAATGATAGTTATGATTATTATTTTAGCTATTATTTTTTACTTAAGTTGTATAAACAAGTGAACGATAATCAAAAATTTAAATCGATTGCAAATAAAGTTAGACGAGGGATAAGGATCAGCGAATCGAAAGGAGAGTCCTCAAGTATTGGGTTACATGCTTCTTTTCTGTACTTAAAAAAAGATAAAGACTGCGATTTTGACTATTATCAGTATATTGAAAGACATATTGTGGATCATGTTTATTATTATTTTGATAAACCAATACGCTTTGAATTGCTCAAGGAATTACTAGAGCATTATTGGAATCAAAAACAATACAAAAAATATCGAAATCTCCAGGGTGAAATTATTAAATGTTATGCATAA
- a CDS encoding sensor domain-containing phosphodiesterase, with protein sequence MDKINNNEKVMEHEHILNKNFLSISNALNDITMATTLEDVLMRFCDFLVHYQKVDEAYISIYDKDSGAIEYYKVNRFLNEGIEKNILNKDTIAKRVILSNEELYLRDVLNSDLYHEVYGNESTEDIGGICSAYFIPLVVEEDTIGVVSFQSKKIDDYTSLDIELFRVISKIISFIIYNHKRNETVNDLYEDVLVTLESSLNGLYYVDIQTKQMIWSERAKTILNIKSDLNYEAFINKINYIDRRQYKNKITQSMEKNESYEILYRYHYDERTLIWVKERGAFRYDEEGRIIKRHATVIDVTKQIEQEHQLNKLAYRDVLTGMKNRNRYEKDTEYYEKSNIPFALFMLDINEFKKVNDTFGHHIGDRLLKLFSESLKEALQVYDVDLYRLSGDEFVILLPYVEERTITDKVVNTIIVKFKEPLKLDDKIFQIVLSIGISFYPGDSKDIKNTLKYADISMYRIKHHDFIHYSYFDQEYYKQFIEEQDIEHYIKESIQEKEINMIFQPIVDLKTNKIIGFESLLHKHKRFNTDQVFDVAGKSSLIVTLDHYILEVVFKMLSKHKAIIPQGVRFTINLSVKTLEYTNVYEYIKGLIDTYQVSGEMIGIEVTEKLLIRDDLNMNSMFKQLRELGITFYFDDFGMGFSSVRNLTFIDVDYIKIDRSLISMMATNKKCCALLKSMQQFANEVDMGVIYEGVEEEEQLNSIRALGGRYIQGYKISKPLTFLEAIELMNEYND encoded by the coding sequence ATGGACAAAATTAACAATAATGAAAAAGTTATGGAACACGAACATATATTGAATAAGAATTTTCTTTCTATATCAAATGCGTTGAATGATATTACTATGGCAACAACACTTGAGGATGTGTTAATGAGATTTTGTGACTTTTTGGTCCATTATCAAAAAGTGGACGAAGCGTATATATCGATTTATGATAAAGACTCAGGAGCTATTGAATATTATAAAGTAAATCGATTCCTTAATGAAGGTATAGAAAAAAATATACTGAATAAAGATACAATTGCAAAACGGGTTATTTTAAGTAATGAAGAACTCTATTTAAGAGATGTCCTTAATTCTGACCTTTATCATGAGGTTTACGGCAATGAGAGCACTGAAGATATAGGCGGTATTTGTTCTGCTTATTTTATTCCACTTGTTGTTGAAGAGGACACAATTGGAGTAGTTTCGTTTCAGTCAAAAAAAATTGATGATTATACATCACTCGATATTGAACTATTTAGAGTGATTTCAAAAATTATCTCATTTATTATCTACAACCACAAACGAAATGAAACCGTCAATGATCTATATGAAGATGTATTAGTGACATTAGAAAGTTCACTTAATGGGTTATACTATGTTGATATTCAAACAAAACAAATGATATGGTCAGAACGTGCCAAAACAATACTGAATATTAAAAGTGATCTGAATTACGAAGCGTTTATTAATAAAATTAATTATATCGACCGTAGACAATATAAAAATAAGATCACACAAAGTATGGAGAAGAATGAGTCGTATGAAATACTTTATCGATATCATTATGATGAGCGAACGCTTATATGGGTAAAAGAGAGAGGGGCGTTTCGTTATGATGAAGAAGGTAGGATTATTAAACGACATGCTACAGTAATTGATGTTACAAAACAAATTGAGCAAGAACATCAGCTTAATAAGTTAGCATATAGAGATGTATTAACCGGGATGAAAAATCGTAACCGATACGAAAAAGATACAGAATATTATGAAAAATCAAATATACCATTTGCTCTGTTTATGTTAGATATAAATGAATTTAAGAAAGTAAATGATACTTTTGGTCATCACATAGGCGACCGTCTACTTAAACTATTTTCTGAATCATTAAAAGAAGCATTACAGGTATATGATGTGGATTTATACCGCTTATCAGGTGACGAATTTGTCATTTTATTACCCTATGTTGAAGAACGTACAATAACCGACAAGGTCGTTAATACTATTATAGTTAAATTTAAAGAACCATTAAAATTAGACGATAAAATTTTTCAAATTGTACTTAGTATTGGGATTTCTTTTTATCCTGGAGATTCTAAAGATATAAAAAACACTTTAAAATATGCGGATATTAGCATGTATCGAATTAAGCATCATGATTTTATTCATTACAGTTACTTTGACCAGGAATACTATAAGCAATTCATAGAAGAACAAGATATTGAGCATTACATAAAGGAATCAATTCAGGAAAAAGAAATAAATATGATTTTTCAACCGATTGTGGATTTGAAAACAAATAAGATAATTGGATTCGAATCATTACTTCATAAACATAAACGATTTAATACCGACCAAGTATTTGATGTTGCGGGAAAGTCGAGCCTAATTGTTACATTAGATCATTATATACTAGAAGTCGTTTTTAAGATGCTTAGCAAGCATAAAGCAATCATTCCACAAGGAGTAAGGTTCACAATTAATCTCTCTGTTAAGACACTTGAATATACAAATGTATATGAATATATAAAAGGACTAATTGATACCTATCAAGTGAGTGGTGAGATGATTGGGATAGAGGTAACTGAAAAACTTCTTATTCGTGATGATCTCAATATGAATTCAATGTTTAAACAGTTAAGGGAATTAGGAATTACGTTTTATTTTGATGACTTTGGCATGGGCTTCTCATCCGTTCGAAATTTAACATTTATTGATGTCGATTATATTAAGATTGATCGGTCATTAATTTCCATGATGGCCACTAACAAGAAATGTTGTGCCTTATTAAAGAGTATGCAACAATTTGCTAACGAGGTCGATATGGGTGTCATCTATGAAGGGGTAGAAGAAGAAGAACAGTTGAACTCTATACGTGCATTAGGTGGGCGCTACATTCAAGGCTATAAAATTAGTAAACCTTTAACCTTTCTAGAAGCAATTGAATTGATGAATGAATACAACGACTAA
- a CDS encoding DUF2922 domain-containing protein, translated as METDSRLDLLFKTSLGKTYRLSIDNPDQSLTASIIQNAMSVIISNNIITTKYGNLTEIKGARFVNTSVSELAVVPVV; from the coding sequence ATGGAAACAGATTCAAGGTTAGATCTATTATTTAAAACTTCTCTGGGTAAAACCTATCGATTATCGATTGATAACCCGGATCAAAGTTTAACAGCATCAATAATTCAAAATGCTATGAGTGTTATCATTAGCAATAATATTATTACAACAAAGTATGGTAACCTGACTGAAATAAAAGGAGCAAGATTTGTTAATACCTCAGTAAGTGAACTTGCTGTAGTGCCTGTAGTATAG
- the trmFO gene encoding FADH(2)-oxidizing methylenetetrahydrofolate--tRNA-(uracil(54)-C(5))-methyltransferase TrmFO, whose protein sequence is MEINVNVIGAGLAGSEAAYQLAKRGINVRLYEMRPHKMSPAHKTCGFAELVCSNSLRADGLKNAVGVLKEEMRRLDSLILKAAEEARVPAGGALAVDRDLFSNYITETLRNFENVEIINEEVTNIPEGYTIIASGPLTSDTLSDDIKRLTGENYFYFYDAAAPIVEKDSIDMDKVYLKSRYDKGEAAYLNCPMSESEFFAFYNELINADCVPLKEFEQEIYFQGCMPIEEMARKGEKTMLFGPLKPVGLDDPKTGKRPYAVVQLRQDNASGTLYNLVGFQTHLKWGEQKRVLRMIPGLEQAEFVRYGVMHRNTFINSPNLMKPTYQFKERDDLFFAGQMTGVEGYVESAASGLLSGINMSRLLNNEPLVEFPRETVIGSMAYYITHTEPKHFQPMNANFGLLPELGYKHKKKDRKELYANRALDVLLETKEKYNL, encoded by the coding sequence ATGGAAATAAACGTGAATGTAATTGGTGCTGGTCTTGCGGGTAGTGAAGCGGCGTACCAATTAGCTAAACGAGGAATAAATGTACGACTTTATGAGATGAGACCTCATAAAATGTCTCCTGCTCATAAGACTTGTGGGTTTGCAGAGCTGGTTTGTAGTAATTCATTAAGAGCGGACGGTCTTAAGAATGCAGTAGGTGTTCTTAAGGAAGAGATGAGGAGACTCGACTCACTTATCCTTAAGGCCGCTGAAGAAGCGAGAGTTCCTGCAGGTGGTGCACTAGCAGTTGATCGCGATCTATTTTCAAATTATATAACAGAAACATTACGTAACTTCGAGAATGTAGAAATTATAAATGAAGAAGTGACAAACATACCAGAGGGCTATACGATAATAGCGTCAGGACCTCTTACAAGTGATACGCTAAGTGACGATATTAAACGATTAACAGGTGAAAACTATTTTTATTTCTATGATGCTGCAGCACCTATCGTAGAAAAGGATAGCATTGATATGGACAAGGTGTATTTAAAATCACGATATGATAAGGGGGAGGCAGCTTACTTAAATTGTCCGATGTCAGAAAGTGAATTTTTTGCTTTTTATAATGAATTAATCAATGCAGATTGTGTTCCTTTGAAAGAGTTTGAGCAAGAGATTTATTTCCAAGGTTGTATGCCAATTGAAGAAATGGCTAGAAAAGGTGAGAAGACAATGCTCTTTGGACCACTTAAGCCGGTAGGATTAGATGATCCTAAAACTGGCAAACGCCCATATGCAGTTGTTCAGTTACGTCAAGACAATGCATCTGGGACACTTTACAATTTAGTTGGTTTCCAGACACACCTTAAGTGGGGGGAACAAAAACGCGTACTACGAATGATTCCTGGGCTAGAACAAGCAGAGTTTGTGAGGTATGGTGTTATGCATCGTAACACATTTATTAACTCTCCTAATTTAATGAAGCCTACTTACCAATTTAAAGAACGAGATGATTTATTCTTTGCGGGACAAATGACTGGTGTAGAGGGATATGTTGAATCTGCTGCAAGTGGTCTATTATCAGGTATTAACATGTCCCGTTTACTGAACAATGAGCCATTAGTTGAATTTCCACGCGAAACAGTAATTGGGTCTATGGCTTATTATATAACACATACAGAACCAAAGCATTTCCAACCAATGAATGCAAACTTTGGACTATTACCAGAACTTGGATATAAACATAAGAAAAAGGATCGAAAAGAGTTATATGCGAATCGTGCACTTGATGTTCTTTTAGAAACGAAAGAAAAATATAATCTGTAA
- a CDS encoding helix-turn-helix domain-containing protein, whose protein sequence is MEQDILLIIAKHIKEMRIRRGLSQNKLAKTLNIGQPVLSRIENGHSNVAISNYVSVLTFLNYKITSINDENLHHFFDDLRKGNKKRLTDYEQEILDKSSLQTLTLTDIICLKIIQSYLAYFNRNMKRFKQFISILEAFSELADDYFIYRLKQLQGLYHIMTLEYGRAEQLLESAYSHSLRCGKEDELILYQRCWIYSKQKNFTQSSLCLYEAEQFANFSQNTNRIIDIDNLLAINYMADYETDLAIAYLKRCENSTKAKHNDDFYSQVIYNLGLSHYLKKDYEKAALYFERSFKIKDSRRDHGLTLSYLLKTLIILKDEERLATYQPFIKEILADEHQTGKKFVQLVKIELEQGKTETYYKFLEKEIIPSLNPSYNRIRLKLLYEELSQFYWNHKQYKNYKMIVNHMMSLIT, encoded by the coding sequence ATGGAACAAGACATATTATTGATTATTGCAAAACACATTAAAGAAATGAGAATAAGAAGAGGGCTTTCACAGAATAAACTTGCAAAAACATTGAATATCGGACAACCCGTATTAAGTCGAATTGAAAATGGACACAGTAACGTGGCAATTTCGAACTATGTATCTGTCTTAACCTTTCTGAATTATAAAATCACATCAATAAATGATGAAAACCTACACCATTTTTTTGATGATTTACGAAAAGGAAATAAAAAACGACTTACTGATTATGAACAAGAAATTTTAGATAAAAGCTCTCTACAGACCTTAACATTGACAGATATTATTTGTTTAAAAATAATACAATCGTACCTTGCATATTTTAACCGTAACATGAAACGTTTTAAACAATTCATTTCAATACTCGAAGCCTTTAGTGAACTAGCTGATGACTATTTTATCTACCGTTTGAAACAGCTTCAGGGATTATATCATATAATGACTTTAGAATATGGGCGTGCTGAACAACTTCTAGAGAGTGCGTATAGTCATTCTTTACGGTGTGGTAAAGAAGATGAACTTATACTATATCAGCGTTGTTGGATTTATTCAAAACAGAAGAATTTTACACAGTCGTCTTTATGTCTATATGAGGCAGAACAGTTTGCTAATTTTAGTCAAAACACAAATAGGATCATTGACATTGATAATTTATTAGCAATTAACTATATGGCAGATTATGAGACGGATTTAGCCATTGCCTATCTTAAACGATGCGAGAATTCAACAAAAGCAAAACATAATGATGATTTTTATTCACAGGTTATCTACAATCTTGGATTATCTCATTACTTAAAAAAAGATTATGAGAAAGCGGCACTCTATTTCGAACGATCATTTAAAATAAAAGACAGTAGACGTGACCATGGACTAACCCTTTCCTACTTACTAAAAACACTGATCATACTTAAGGATGAGGAGCGTTTAGCGACCTATCAACCATTCATAAAAGAGATACTAGCTGATGAACATCAAACAGGTAAAAAATTTGTTCAACTTGTAAAAATAGAGTTAGAACAAGGGAAAACAGAAACGTATTACAAGTTTTTAGAAAAAGAGATTATTCCAAGTTTAAATCCATCCTATAATCGCATACGATTAAAATTATTATACGAAGAGTTGAGTCAATTTTATTGGAACCATAAACAGTATAAAAACTATAAGATGATTGTTAATCATATGATGAGCTTAATTACATAA
- the pyrH gene encoding UMP kinase: MSNKHYKRIVLKLSGEAMAGDDKIGINPITVKKIAEEIKEAYETGVQISVIVGGGNIWRGKAASELGMERASADYMGMLATVMNALALQNALESCGVQTRAMTSISMQAVAEPYIRRRAVRHLEKGRIVIFGGGTGNPYFSTDTTAALRAAEVNADAILMAKNGVDGIYDSDPNLNPNAKKFDKLTFLDVVQKDLKVMDSTAATLCMENDIELILFNMNQEGNIKRAIEGQKIGTTVKGR; this comes from the coding sequence ATGTCAAATAAGCATTATAAAAGAATTGTATTAAAGCTTAGTGGAGAAGCAATGGCCGGTGATGATAAGATTGGAATTAATCCAATCACGGTAAAAAAGATTGCCGAGGAAATTAAAGAAGCCTACGAAACTGGTGTACAAATCTCTGTGATTGTTGGCGGAGGTAACATTTGGCGAGGTAAAGCAGCAAGTGAACTTGGTATGGAACGAGCAAGTGCTGACTATATGGGAATGCTTGCAACTGTTATGAATGCTCTAGCGCTTCAAAATGCACTTGAAAGCTGTGGTGTACAAACGCGTGCAATGACATCGATTTCAATGCAAGCAGTTGCTGAACCCTATATTCGTAGACGTGCGGTCAGACATTTAGAAAAAGGTCGTATTGTGATCTTCGGAGGTGGAACAGGAAATCCATACTTTTCTACCGATACGACAGCGGCACTAAGAGCTGCTGAAGTTAACGCGGATGCTATTTTAATGGCTAAGAACGGTGTAGATGGTATTTATGATTCTGATCCAAATCTGAATCCAAATGCTAAAAAATTTGATAAACTAACGTTTTTAGATGTCGTTCAAAAAGATTTAAAAGTAATGGATTCTACTGCGGCGACATTGTGTATGGAAAATGATATTGAACTAATTCTATTTAACATGAATCAAGAAGGAAATATTAAAAGAGCTATTGAAGGCCAAAAAATTGGTACAACTGTAAAGGGGAGATAA
- a CDS encoding tetratricopeptide repeat protein yields the protein MNENKRLELIYKGNVAWESKKLEAALHYLKEAELIKQEPDLLIDLALIYDELGHVDMAEKYYRKILTIDENNATAYYGIATLYDNKKQYEKAIAYYKEAIELDSSYYSAHFFLANVYDEIGETSKAKAHYEKTIDLCKSYFWAYMNLGQIYERNGENEKALLLFEKAESIDPTNHLIYFNLGVVYKKTGDFKKSISFYKKSLSLSKEYPYTYLNLALLYKDQYNDLNQSLDIYNKGILQHPNHEVLLYNRGCVHAILKEFEKATDDLYKATRNNSNLKSYMYKDQELNHLRETDVFKQKFN from the coding sequence ATGAATGAAAATAAACGATTAGAACTAATTTATAAAGGAAATGTGGCGTGGGAATCAAAAAAATTAGAGGCTGCATTGCATTATCTCAAAGAAGCAGAGTTAATTAAGCAGGAACCTGATCTGTTAATTGATCTTGCACTTATTTATGACGAATTAGGACATGTCGACATGGCAGAAAAATACTATAGAAAAATTTTAACAATAGATGAGAATAATGCCACCGCTTACTATGGTATTGCTACTTTATATGATAATAAAAAGCAATATGAAAAGGCAATTGCTTATTATAAAGAAGCTATAGAACTTGACTCTAGTTATTATTCTGCTCATTTTTTTCTTGCTAATGTATACGATGAGATTGGAGAAACAAGTAAGGCGAAAGCACATTATGAAAAGACGATCGACCTATGTAAAAGTTATTTCTGGGCTTATATGAATCTAGGGCAAATCTATGAACGGAATGGCGAGAATGAGAAGGCGTTATTATTATTTGAAAAAGCTGAATCGATCGATCCTACGAATCATTTGATTTATTTTAATTTAGGTGTTGTGTATAAAAAAACAGGAGATTTTAAAAAAAGCATATCTTTTTATAAAAAATCACTCTCACTTTCTAAGGAATATCCATATACTTACCTAAACTTAGCATTACTATATAAGGATCAATATAACGATTTGAATCAATCATTAGATATCTATAACAAAGGAATTTTACAACATCCTAATCATGAGGTATTACTCTATAACAGGGGATGTGTTCATGCCATTTTAAAAGAGTTTGAAAAAGCTACAGATGACTTATATAAAGCAACTAGAAATAACTCGAATCTAAAGTCTTACATGTATAAAGATCAAGAACTTAATCATCTTAGAGAAACGGATGTTTTCAAACAGAAGTTCAACTAA
- a CDS encoding DUF1659 domain-containing protein — translation MAATKDFYAKKLMILFNEGELNGEAIIKRKTINNINEASTADQLYSVAQEIIGLQLYPAIDIYVDEDYLVRDTTIQ, via the coding sequence TTGGCAGCTACTAAAGATTTTTATGCAAAAAAACTCATGATTCTATTTAATGAAGGCGAGTTAAACGGTGAAGCAATTATTAAACGTAAAACAATTAATAACATTAATGAAGCATCTACTGCAGATCAATTATACTCTGTCGCACAAGAAATTATAGGCTTACAACTTTATCCCGCGATTGACATCTATGTAGACGAAGATTACTTAGTACGAGATACAACAATCCAATAA
- the xerC gene encoding tyrosine recombinase XerC, with product MYDYLVEFLNYLKYERNFSKHTILNYEIDTGDYLDYAEHLKLTIQDINLQIARTYLMYLHNKGYAKKTINRKISSLRTFYKYLEFKEYVNENPFMMIKSLKTEQSLPKFFYEEEMQQIIDAAPCHDHLDLRNLALIEVLYGTGIRVSEICSLTLTDLKLESNLILVHGKGNKERYVPLAGLTKKALLCYLNESRSHLFCKTSKETEYVFLNHHGNPLSDRGVRMILNKMIKKISLKLKISPHKLRHTFATHLLNQGADLRSVQELLGHSQISTTQIYTHVSKDKLRSIYMQAHPHAKK from the coding sequence ATGTATGACTACTTAGTAGAATTTTTAAACTATTTAAAATACGAACGAAATTTTTCAAAACATACAATACTTAACTATGAAATTGATACAGGAGATTACTTAGACTATGCGGAACACCTTAAATTAACGATACAGGACATTAACTTGCAAATAGCAAGAACCTACCTTATGTATTTACATAATAAAGGGTATGCTAAAAAGACAATCAATCGAAAAATTTCATCGCTTCGAACCTTTTACAAATATCTAGAATTTAAAGAATATGTAAATGAAAATCCATTTATGATGATAAAATCGTTGAAAACTGAACAATCATTACCAAAGTTTTTTTATGAGGAAGAAATGCAACAAATAATCGACGCGGCCCCATGTCATGATCATTTGGATTTAAGAAACCTAGCACTAATAGAGGTCTTATATGGAACAGGAATACGAGTCAGTGAGATTTGCTCACTAACGCTCACCGATCTTAAACTTGAATCAAATTTGATTCTAGTACATGGTAAAGGGAATAAGGAACGTTATGTTCCCTTAGCGGGACTAACAAAAAAAGCATTGCTTTGTTATTTGAATGAGAGCCGATCCCATCTTTTTTGTAAGACAAGTAAGGAAACAGAGTATGTTTTTCTAAACCATCACGGTAATCCTTTGAGCGACCGAGGCGTTCGGATGATACTCAATAAAATGATAAAAAAAATATCGTTGAAACTAAAAATATCGCCTCATAAACTTCGTCACACATTTGCAACACACCTATTAAATCAAGGGGCCGACTTGAGAAGTGTACAGGAGTTACTAGGACATTCTCAAATATCAACTACACAAATTTATACACACGTGTCTAAAGATAAGCTTAGGAGCATTTATATGCAGGCACATCCACATGCTAAAAAGTAA
- a CDS encoding LysM peptidoglycan-binding domain-containing protein gives MADLVKGTNMSSELKNDRRETVHLEYEIKAGDSLNKIAKKTNTTIETISKLNDPETLSLLSGQLLLIPVVTPNGTGLHEYLTQPGDTITSISDKFSVTTKQIMYFNLINNLILEKGAIISIPKNIQYKIKENDTIESILEHYNLTERELIDLNPEWLEPGKSINVFSK, from the coding sequence GTGGCTGATTTAGTAAAGGGTACGAATATGTCTAGTGAATTGAAAAATGACAGGCGTGAGACCGTTCATTTAGAGTATGAAATAAAAGCAGGAGACAGTCTTAACAAAATTGCAAAAAAAACAAATACCACAATTGAAACGATTTCAAAACTAAATGACCCGGAGACTTTGTCGTTGCTTTCAGGACAACTTTTATTAATTCCTGTTGTAACACCTAATGGAACAGGATTACATGAATATTTAACACAACCAGGTGATACAATCACATCAATATCGGATAAATTCTCAGTTACAACTAAGCAAATTATGTATTTTAATCTTATAAATAATTTAATCTTAGAAAAAGGCGCGATCATTTCTATTCCGAAAAATATACAATATAAAATCAAAGAAAATGATACAATTGAAAGTATCCTAGAACATTATAATCTAACTGAGCGTGAATTAATTGATCTTAATCCTGAATGGTTAGAACCAGGTAAATCAATAAATGTTTTTTCTAAATAA